The following coding sequences are from one Diabrotica virgifera virgifera chromosome 2, PGI_DIABVI_V3a window:
- the LOC114329300 gene encoding lysozyme — translation MKMILVVLLRCFLFNNVVYQVDAKVYTKCGLAQDLVKIGFDRSMVGNWVCMVESESGRDTSKQKAKANGGKALGLFQINSKDWCTFGKAGGKCNAKCEDFLDDEITKDATCAKKIQAELGFRYWDGWTQSCYGRSYPSTIVPLCFPTAG, via the exons ATGAAAATGATTTTAGTTGTTCTGCTTCGTTGTTTCCTGTTTAATAATGTTGTTTACCAAGTAGATGCCAAAGTGTATACCAAATGTGGACTGGCACAAGATTTGGTTAAGATCGGATTCGATCGGTCAATGGTTGGAAACT gGGTTTGCATGGTAGAAAGTGAAAGTGGTAGAGATACATCGAAACAGAAAGCTAAAGCTAATGGAGGGAAAGCATTAGGATTATTTCAA ATAAATAGTAAGGACTGGTGTACATTTGGAAAAGCTGGAGGAAAATGTAATGCTAAATGCGAAG actTCCTTGATGATGAAATTACCAAGGATGCAACATGTGCTAAGAAAATCCAAGCTGAGTTAGGTTTCCGGTATTGGGATGGCTGGACTCAAAGCTGTTACGGTAGATCATACCCGTCCACCATAGTTCCATTGTGCTTTCCAACAGCAGGATAG